GCTCAAAGCAGCAGCCGCATCGGGCACCGGAATCCGCTCCTGGATCGGTAATACTGCCCGGAAATGCGAATCAGTCTGCTTGTAAGGTCTGGTCAGAACTTTCCATGCGCGAGGAAAGCGGTCGATCGATACAAGAATGATGCTGACGGCCACCAGCGCCATCAGGATTGCAAACCACCAGCTATGGAAGACATCCGTGAATCCAAGCCGGTCCAGCCAAACCAGGGTCGTAGGGGAATAAGTGCGTTCAACCTGGTCAGCATCGGTGATCGGGCGCTGCAGCACGATGGTCCCGATCGCGGATGCAATAACCACCAATATAAGAAGAAAAACCCCGGTTTTGACCGAAGACAGTGTCCTTAGAACCTTATGAAGGGGGTTTTGAGTCGACATCGGTACCGCTCCTTTTCTCCGCGTAACCAGGTAAAGGTGCAACTCGGTTACCAGAAGCGCGGGGAGAATAACTTCTGAGCCTACTGTCAGTTCCACACTTTCTTGCTTGTGCTCTCCGCCAGCATCTTGGGGTTTTCACCCAATACAGTGTTGAGAACTACGCACCCCGCGTATGGACATAATCTCGAAGTTGCGACCAAACCTCATGTGAGTAACGTCACAAAATCTTGTGAGGTCAGTCATACGGTTACCCCTACCAAAAGAGTTCTCATTACCCCCAAGGCGAGGTCCCGAAATGGGACACATGGGTCCAGCAAAAAACCAAATCGTAAGTTCGGCGGAAGCCATGATTTTTCGCGGCCAATCCGCTCCTCGTTCGGCACTTACACGGTGCGTGATTTCACCGTCTCGCCTGCGGAAGATGGCCCATTTCCATTTTGGGAACAAACCCGCAGTTTCATTCTGGTCCGCCGCAAGCTCATTGATTCCAGCAACTTGCGCAAGTGCTGGATTTCACCACTGCTCCGGTACGGCACGTGCATTGAGGCTCTTGGGAGGAATGTTGTGAAGTTTCGTGGGTCCATTCTGGCAGCGATCGTCGTGATTCTCAGCACAGTCTCCTGGGCGGGCAAACACCCAGTCCCGCTGGAAGCCGGTGCGAAAGACGACACCTGCCTGCAGTGCCACGAAGACAAGACCAAGGGCACTGCCGTCCATACCGCGATGTCGATGGGCTGCTCGAGCTGCCACGAAGTCCGGGTTAACAAGGACATCACCCGGATGAAGCTGAAGGCAGCCAGCCCACAGGCTCTCTGCGTTACCTGTCACGCGGACAAGAAAGCGGCCGACCTTAACGGGACGATCCATCCGCCCGCGGTTCGCGGATGCATCAAGTGTCACGATCCACACAGCTCTCCTAATAAGAATCAGTTGTTGAAAGCCGATTCCGGCGAAAAAGGCCAGAACCTCTGCCTCGACTGCCACAAGCAGGGCGAGAACGTTCCTTCCGGCGGAAGCCGTCACGCTGCGCTCGACATGGGATGCTCCACCTGCCACGTCACCCACAAGGTCGGCGAAAAGGGCAAGCAGGAATTTGATTTCCACCTGACGAAGTCGGCCCCCGCGCTCTGTATCGATTGCCACGATCCAAAAGATTCGGCTCTGCAGAAAGCGCACCAGGATCAGCCGTTCGGCACCGCCAACTGCACGCAGTGTCACGATCCGCACCAGTCGCGGCTGCCCAAGTTGATGCAGGCGTTCACGCACAATCCATTCGAAAACAAGATGTGCGACACCTGCCACGCACCTGCAAAGGACGGCAAAGTCGTTCTAACCCAGCCCGACGCCAAGTCGCTCTGTGTTACGTGCCACGCCGAGCAGGCAGAGAAGATCGAAAAAGCCAAGGTTCAGCATCCGGGCGCGCAAGGCGACTGCACTTCTTGCCATAACGCTCATGCGGGCAGGTCCCCTGGCTTCATCCAGCCGAACCCGGTTAGCGCTTGCCTGACCTGCCACGATGCGCAGGCCGAGCAGATGAAGAAGAAGCACCTGCATCAGCCGGCCTTCGAGCAGGGATGCGCCACCTGTCACGAGCCGCACGGCGGCGATAACCTCCACCTGCTTCGCGCAGCGGACGCCAACACGCTCTGTCTCGAGTGCCATGGCCCGGAAGCTTCTCCGAAGCGCCTGCCTGCTGAGCATCTGGTCACCATTTTTGACGGCAAGGTGCGGCTGCCGGAGAACTACTTCGCTGATGTCGTCCGCTTGCCGATCAAGTACGGCTTGGGCCATCCGGTGGATAAACATCCGGTAAAGAGCCAGGCGGATCCGACCGATGCCACGAAGGCGCGGTTTGAAATCAACTGCGCGTCGTGCCACCAGCCGCACTCCTCGAAGGAACCGGGCCTGCTGGTTAACGATCAGGCCAACAATCTGCTGTTCTGCGCAACGTGTCACAAGGATTTGGGCAAATAGGAGTCAAGAAGATGTCGGCGGTTCAGAAAAACTCGGTTCACAAGGGAATCACAAAGACGGCGCTACTGGCTGGCCTGGTCATGATCCTTGTGCTGGCCGGGTCTCCGTGGCTTTACGGCAAGGACAAGAAGGAAAAAGGGAAAAAAGGACAGCCTGCCGAGTCGGAGTTGGTCAGCAAGAATCGACTCTTCCTCGAGAATCTCGATCTTTCCAAGATCGTATGGCCCAATCCTCCCGCGATTACGCGGATTAAGTATCTGAATTACTGGTCCGGCGAAAAATGGGTTCCTCCAACCCAGGTGAAGAAAAAGGCAAGCTGGATGGAACGCGTGTCCGGTATCGCAACCGGTCAGGCCCCCGGCTCAGGCAAGGCGCGTTGGCAACTCGTGGTTCCGAATGGAATCGCCGTCGATTCCAAGGGCCGTGTCTATATCGCCGATAGCAAAGTCCGCGCCATCTTCATCGTCAACATGGAAACCGGCGAGTACGAAATGATCAAGAACGGGGTCGAAGCCCGGTTCCAGTGGGTGCTCGGCCTCGCCATCGACGACTCGGACCGCCTCTTCGTTTCTGACAGCGGCATGCGCCGCGTGCTCGTATTCGATCCCCAGCGCAAAGTAGAAGGCTCAATTGCGGAAGGTCTTCATGATCCCGGTGGTCTTGCGATCGATAACGAGAATCGACTGCTCTATGTCACCGATGCCGAGCAGGATCTGGTCTTGGTGTACGACGCCGACCCGCCCTACAAACTGTTACGCAAGATCGGTACTCCCGGCCTGAAGCACACTTCCACCAAGCCAGGCGAATTTTCCAAGCCAACAGGAGTGGCCGTAGATCAGGACGGTAACCTCTTCGTCGCCGATACGTGGAACAACCGCATTGAGGTCTTTGACTCCGAAGGCAATTTCATCCGCACCTTCGGACGCGCAGGCGATGGCCCCGGCTACTTCGCCCGGCCAAAGGGCGTTTCCATCGACGCCGACGGTCACGTCTGGGTTGCCGACGCGATGCAGGACCGCGTGCAGGTCTTCACGCCCGAAGGGCGACTGCTCATCTGGATGGGCGGCCACGGCAAGCTACCGGGTCAGTTCGAAAGCCTGGCCAATGTTTACGTCGACAAAGACAACCGCGTGATCACCACGGAACAGTTTGCCGGACGCGCGCAAATGTTCCGTTATGTC
The genomic region above belongs to Terriglobales bacterium and contains:
- a CDS encoding cytochrome c3 family protein, with translation MKFRGSILAAIVVILSTVSWAGKHPVPLEAGAKDDTCLQCHEDKTKGTAVHTAMSMGCSSCHEVRVNKDITRMKLKAASPQALCVTCHADKKAADLNGTIHPPAVRGCIKCHDPHSSPNKNQLLKADSGEKGQNLCLDCHKQGENVPSGGSRHAALDMGCSTCHVTHKVGEKGKQEFDFHLTKSAPALCIDCHDPKDSALQKAHQDQPFGTANCTQCHDPHQSRLPKLMQAFTHNPFENKMCDTCHAPAKDGKVVLTQPDAKSLCVTCHAEQAEKIEKAKVQHPGAQGDCTSCHNAHAGRSPGFIQPNPVSACLTCHDAQAEQMKKKHLHQPAFEQGCATCHEPHGGDNLHLLRAADANTLCLECHGPEASPKRLPAEHLVTIFDGKVRLPENYFADVVRLPIKYGLGHPVDKHPVKSQADPTDATKARFEINCASCHQPHSSKEPGLLVNDQANNLLFCATCHKDLGK
- a CDS encoding SMP-30/gluconolactonase/LRE family protein, coding for MSAVQKNSVHKGITKTALLAGLVMILVLAGSPWLYGKDKKEKGKKGQPAESELVSKNRLFLENLDLSKIVWPNPPAITRIKYLNYWSGEKWVPPTQVKKKASWMERVSGIATGQAPGSGKARWQLVVPNGIAVDSKGRVYIADSKVRAIFIVNMETGEYEMIKNGVEARFQWVLGLAIDDSDRLFVSDSGMRRVLVFDPQRKVEGSIAEGLHDPGGLAIDNENRLLYVTDAEQDLVLVYDADPPYKLLRKIGTPGLKHTSTKPGEFSKPTGVAVDQDGNLFVADTWNNRIEVFDSEGNFIRTFGRAGDGPGYFARPKGVSIDADGHVWVADAMQDRVQVFTPEGRLLIWMGGHGKLPGQFESLANVYVDKDNRVITTEQFAGRAQMFRYVTNAEALAEKERRDEEAKKKAEERRSSATKSSPDAKPE